A genomic region of Glycine max cultivar Williams 82 chromosome 15, Glycine_max_v4.0, whole genome shotgun sequence contains the following coding sequences:
- the LOC100786567 gene encoding heavy metal-associated isoprenylated plant protein 33, whose translation MSKEEFLKIQKCVLKVNIHCDGCKNKVKKILQKIDGVFTTEIDAEQGKVTVSGNVDPNVLIKKLAKSGKHAELWGAPKGNNNIQNNMANQFKNMQIDNNGKGGGNNKGQKGGGGNNQPKGNNQQGQNPQQQLQQHLQQLQHMKGFQDLKLPQFKDMKLPNPNPNPNPKAVKFSLPEEDDLSDDELDEFDDEFDDEFDDDEMDDPQHPLNKMMMMKPPMGGKPPVGNVPMGNGASMMLNSMMNAQKGGNGGGGNGKKGGGGGGGGPVPVQVHNMGGGNEGKNGNGGKKGGGGNNQNQGGGNKNNGGKNGGGMPEGKNGNSKNNGGGGIPNNNGNGGKKGNNGMGEGVQAMNMFPNMGGHNPSMVGANMGPMNNMSIPMGNMPMTQMGNIPAVQGLPAAAAMNGGAAGGGYFQGGGGGPDMMPGGNSYQQQQYMAAMMNQQRAMGNDRFQPMMYARPPMAVNYMYPPPYSYPPPPHEPYSNYFSDENTSSCSVM comes from the exons ATGAGTAAAGAAGAGTTTTTGAAGATACAG AAATGTGTTCTCAAAGTGAACATACACTGTGACGGGTGCAAGAACAAAGTTAAGAAAATCTTGCAGAAGATTGATG GGGTGTTTACCACCGAGATAGATGCAGAACAAGGGAAGGTGACGGTTTCAGGGAATGTGGACCCCAACGTTCTCATCAAGAAGCTTGCGAAATCAGGGAAACATGCTGAACTCTGGGGTGCCCCCAAAGGAAACAACAACATCCAGAACAACATGGCGAACCAGTTTAAGAACATGCAGATTGACAATAATGGCAAAGGTGGGGGAAACAACAAGGGTCAAAAGGGTGGTGGTGGGAATAACCAGCCAAAGGGTAATAATCAACAAGGGCAGAACCCCCAACAGCAGCTTCAGCAGCATCTGCAACAGCTTCAGCATATGAAAGGGTTCCAAGATCTGAAGCTGCCTCAATTCAAGGACATGAAACTGCCCAACCCGAACCCGAACCCGAACCCGAAAGCGGTTAAATTCAGTTTGCCTGAGGAGGATGATTTGTCTGATGATGAATTAGACGAGTTTGATGATGAGTTCGACGACGAGTTCGATGACGATGAAATGGATGATCCTCAGCATCCTCTGaataagatgatgatgatgaagccCCCTATGGGTGGTAAGCCTCCTGTGGGTAATGTCCCTATGGGTAATGGGGCTTCGATGATGTTGAATAGTATGATGAATGCTCAGAAAGGTGgcaatggtggtggtggtaatgGGAAGAAaggaggaggtggtggtggtggaggaccTGTGCCTGTTCAAGTGCATAACATGGGTGGTGGAAATGAGGGTAAAAATGGAAATGGAGGAAAGAAAGGTGGCGGCGGAAATAATCAGAATCAGGGTGGAGGTAACAAAAACAACGGTGGCAAAAATGGAGGTGGGATGCCAGAGGGTAAGAATGGAAACAGCAAAAATAATGGTGGTGGTGGAATTCCAAATAACAATGGGAATGGAGGTAAAAAGGGTAATAATGGAATGGGTGAAGGTGTTCAAGCTATGAACATGTTCCCAAACATGGGTGGTCATAATCCTAGTATGGTTGGGGCTAATATGGGCCCCATGAATAACATGAGCATCCCTATGGGCAACATGCCCATGACCCAAATGGGCAACATCCCAGCAGTTCAAGGCCTACCAGCTGCTGCCGCGATGAACGGTGGTGCCGCCGGCGGTGGATACTTccaaggtggtggtggtggtccAGATATGATGCCTGGCGGCAACTCttaccaacaacaacaatacaTGGCTGCAATGATGAACCAGCAAAGGGCAATGGGGAATGATAGATTCCAGCCAATGATGTATGCTAGGCCTCCTATGGCTGTCAATTACATGTACCCTCCTCCTTATAGCTACCCTCCTCCTCCTCATGAACCATATTCCAACTATTTCAGTGATGAGAATACTTCCAGCTGCAGTGTTATGTGA
- the LOC100785890 gene encoding transcription factor MUTE, translating to MSHIAVERNRRRQMNEHLKVLRSLTPCFYIKRGDQASIIGGVIEFIKELHQVLQALESQKRRKSLSPSPGPSPRTLQPMFHQLDSPSMIGTNSFKELGASCNSPVADVEVKISGSYVILKVICHRIPGQVAKIITVLESLSFEVLHLNISSMEETVLYQFVVKIELGCQLSLEELAMEVQQSFCLDAIIAL from the exons ATGTCTCACATAGCCGTCGAGAGGAACAGGAGAAGACAGATGAATGAACATCTCAAAGTTTTAAGATCTTTGACCCCATGTTTCTATATCAAAAGG ggAGATCAAGCATCTATAATAGGGGGTGTTATAGAATTCATCAAGGAGCTACACCAAGTTCTTCAAGctttggagtcccagaaaagaagaaagagtttGAGCCCTAGCCCTGGCCCGAGCCCACGAACACTTCAGCCAATGTTTCATCAACTTGAtagcccctccatgattggGACCAATTCTTTCAAGGAACTAGGAGCAAGCTGCAACTCTCCTGTTGCGGATGTTGAAGTGAAAATCTCGGGTTCATATGTGATCTTGAAAGTCATTTGCCACAGAATTCCAGGTCAAGTTGCAAAGATCATAACTGTTTTGGAGAGTCTTTCGTTTGAAGTTCTTCATCTGAATATCAGCAGCATGGAGGAGACTGTCCTTTACCAATTTGTTGTCAAG ATAGAGCTGGGATGCCAACTAAGTCTGGAGGAACTAGCAATGGAAGTGCAACAAAGCTTCTGCTTAGATGCTATAATTGCGCTGTGA